From a single Mycolicibacterium moriokaense genomic region:
- a CDS encoding PNPOx family protein: MSTTKTQFTDRLKDEVRQFNKRVLNPPMMHLAGRRYWYAAVIRHSGRRSGRHYATPVVADQVANGFVIPLPYGTDVDWVRNVQESGRAVIEVGGRRYDVAEPEIIDAATAGPQLSPVRRRLFQAFGIESFLKLNVDRG; this comes from the coding sequence ATGAGCACCACAAAGACGCAGTTCACGGATCGGCTCAAGGATGAAGTGCGCCAATTCAACAAGCGCGTGCTCAACCCGCCGATGATGCATCTGGCCGGGCGCCGATACTGGTATGCGGCAGTCATCCGCCACAGCGGGCGCCGATCGGGGCGGCACTACGCCACGCCTGTGGTGGCCGATCAAGTTGCGAACGGTTTCGTCATACCGCTGCCCTATGGGACCGATGTCGACTGGGTGCGCAATGTGCAGGAGTCCGGGAGGGCCGTCATCGAGGTGGGCGGCCGCCGCTATGACGTCGCGGAACCCGAGATCATCGATGCGGCAACGGCAGGTCCTCAACTGTCGCCGGTGCGGCGGCGTCTTTTCCAGGCCTTCGGAATCGAGAGCTTCCTCAAACTGAATGTGGACAGGGGCTGA
- the fdxA gene encoding ferredoxin → MTYVIGSACVDVMDKSCVLECPADCIYEGARTLYINPDECVDCGACKLVCRVEAIEYETDLEDDELWHLEDNAAFFQTVLPGRTEPLGSPGGAQKVGRVGVDTPGIAAMPVKDHVDH, encoded by the coding sequence ATGACCTATGTGATCGGTTCAGCATGCGTTGATGTCATGGACAAGTCGTGTGTACTGGAGTGCCCGGCCGACTGCATCTACGAGGGTGCGCGCACCCTCTACATCAATCCCGACGAGTGTGTCGACTGCGGGGCGTGCAAGTTGGTCTGCCGTGTCGAGGCGATCGAATATGAGACCGACCTCGAGGACGACGAGCTGTGGCACCTCGAAGACAATGCCGCGTTTTTCCAGACTGTGCTGCCCGGGCGTACGGAGCCGCTGGGCTCGCCAGGTGGAGCGCAGAAGGTCGGCAGGGTCGGCGTCGATACCCCGGGTATTGCAGCCATGCCGGTGAAGGATCACGTAGACCACTGA
- a CDS encoding three-helix bundle dimerization domain-containing protein encodes MASLAEPTVRDELDRVVAELRTRFPDRTRPDIENVVNGVYTELSATATVTAHLIPLTLNRSRRILTRGATSDRPMRAVGSR; translated from the coding sequence ATGGCCAGTCTCGCGGAGCCGACGGTGCGCGACGAGCTCGACCGTGTCGTAGCGGAGCTGCGCACCAGATTCCCCGATCGCACGCGACCGGATATCGAGAATGTCGTCAACGGGGTGTACACCGAGCTGTCTGCAACAGCGACTGTCACCGCGCACTTGATTCCGCTGACCCTCAACAGGAGTCGACGCATCCTCACCCGCGGTGCAACGTCCGATCGTCCGATGCGAGCGGTCGGCTCGCGCTAA
- a CDS encoding Acg family FMN-binding oxidoreductase — translation MSSHFPGTETMRSALLLATRAPSVHNSQPWRWVVGDESLHLYADRDRQLPNTDPDSRDLLLSCGAALNHCVVAFAALGWAARIHRFPNPVDADHLASIELRRQTPADLDISLAAAIPRRRTDRRSYSEWPVATGDLALMGARAARAGVTMRRIDDITHLKHIVADAALRHSSDSEYSAELAAWSGRYASVAGVPARSTPVPDASAAIPARWFAGSALAQPPDVDAAEDNAVVLALGTTNDDDVSRLRAGEATSVVLLTATALGLASCPITEPLEIPETREAVRVEVLGNESYPQMLLRVGWAPINSDPLPATPRRPLADVVTRLDDAPLD, via the coding sequence ATGAGCTCACATTTTCCCGGCACCGAGACGATGCGGTCGGCGCTGCTGCTGGCCACGAGGGCCCCGTCGGTGCACAACTCACAACCGTGGCGCTGGGTGGTGGGCGATGAGAGCCTGCACCTTTACGCCGACCGTGATCGGCAGCTGCCGAATACAGATCCCGACTCTCGGGACCTGCTCCTGAGTTGTGGTGCTGCACTGAACCACTGCGTGGTCGCCTTCGCGGCGTTGGGCTGGGCGGCACGGATTCACCGGTTCCCCAATCCCGTCGATGCCGACCATCTGGCCTCGATCGAGCTTCGTCGGCAGACGCCGGCCGATCTCGACATCAGTTTGGCGGCGGCGATCCCGCGTCGACGCACCGATCGCCGCAGTTACAGCGAATGGCCTGTCGCCACTGGTGATCTCGCGTTGATGGGTGCGCGCGCTGCGCGCGCTGGCGTGACCATGCGCAGGATCGACGACATCACGCACCTGAAGCACATCGTCGCCGACGCCGCCTTGCGGCATTCCTCCGACTCCGAGTACTCGGCGGAATTGGCGGCGTGGAGTGGAAGGTATGCGTCGGTGGCAGGTGTCCCCGCTCGGAGCACGCCGGTACCGGACGCGTCAGCGGCGATTCCGGCGCGGTGGTTCGCCGGGTCAGCACTTGCTCAACCCCCTGACGTGGATGCGGCGGAGGACAACGCGGTGGTCCTCGCGTTGGGCACTACGAACGACGATGATGTGTCGAGACTTCGTGCCGGTGAAGCCACCAGCGTGGTGCTGCTGACTGCGACCGCGCTCGGGCTCGCGAGCTGCCCGATCACCGAGCCGTTGGAGATTCCGGAGACGCGCGAAGCCGTCCGGGTAGAGGTTCTCGGCAACGAGAGCTATCCGCAAATGCTATTGCGCGTCGGCTGGGCTCCCATCAATAGTGATCCGCTTCCCGCCACACCGCGCCGTCCGCTGGCGGACGTGGTTACCCGACTGGATGACGCGCCGCTCGACTAG
- the otsB gene encoding trehalose-phosphatase, protein MKATATIDPRFYDAVVFGLDAVVTETAPNDGWAVSDSTVALVRKLAEAGVATAVYCPGRNSEQVLKAAGLDDLFDIHADGLVADALGLPGQPDPAVLLAATNRLETTPARTAVVEAAEAGVQAARNGGFGLVIWVDHTGLATQLRQSGADVVVENLAQITVRRGDKRISQLPNALDSYGQLVGIVAGRQPFVCLDFDGTLAEIVAEPDAAELVEGAAKTLERLAALCPVAILSGRDLADVRERMAIPGIWYSGSHGFEIVGPDGAHRHNDAAAAAVPILESVAAELREDLGEIPGVNIEHKRYAVAVHYRNVAPEQVADVVATTRRRGQRRGLRVTGGRKIVELRPDIDWDKGTALGWLRDQIHQTGRVLPIFIGDDLTDEDAFDALRFNGVGIVVRHDEDGDRDRATAAQFMLNSPTEVEEFLRRGGDWLAYEQQTSDEAWTLTYDGYDPPNEKLREALCTVGNGYFATRGAAPESKAGQVHYPGTYAAGVFNRLDDVIAGTTTAHESLVNLPNWLPLTFRIDGGPWFDVDEVELLDYRQVLDIQRAVLTRELRFRDHAGRTTSVSQHRFVAMHQAHVAAMEMTVTAEDWSGTIEVRSTLDGHVGNTMVERYRDLASTHLTSPKKHALTPNSVLLEVSTTQSQIPVALAARTTVWRDGQPAPATYRLVDEEFEIGHEIFAELTAGQSVSVEKVVTLVTGRDVATSEPAASAERRLGRQERFAEIRDAHALRWAHLWERLSIQFEDHADELRILRLHLLHLLQTVSYNSEDLDVGVPARGLHGEAYRGHIFWDELFIFPVLNLRLPSITRSLLRYRYRRLVEARRAAKLAGYDGAMFPWQSGSDGREESPVLHLNPRSGRWNPDPSHRAHHIGIAVAYNVWQYYQVTGDLAYLIDYGAEMLAEIARFWVSRSTYDEERDRYNINGVIGPDEFHTGYPGRPFEGIDNNAYTNVMAVWVIMRAMDALKLLPLPSRIDFRERLRLTDAELQRWDHVSRRMFVPFCDGRISQFEGYDELAELDWDAYRTRYGNIQRLDRILEAEGDDINRYKASKQADALMLLYLLSSDELREVLHRLDYSLAPEQIPEMVDYYLARTSHGSTLSGVVHTWVLARANRDRAMEFFEQVLKSDVADIQGGTTSEGIHLAAMAGSVDLIQRCFTGLETRGDRMVLSPHWPDSLGALGFPVHYRGHHVYIRVSGKGAEVSVDPCDVPPVVIECRGRVEQLRPGCTVRFPSGSFDAR, encoded by the coding sequence ATGAAGGCGACGGCGACCATCGATCCCCGGTTCTACGATGCCGTGGTCTTCGGCCTCGACGCCGTGGTCACCGAAACTGCTCCCAATGACGGTTGGGCGGTATCCGATTCGACAGTCGCCCTCGTGCGCAAGCTAGCCGAAGCAGGGGTCGCCACGGCTGTGTATTGCCCGGGGCGCAACAGCGAACAGGTGTTGAAAGCGGCCGGGCTCGACGACCTGTTCGACATCCACGCAGACGGTCTGGTCGCCGATGCCCTCGGGCTGCCCGGGCAGCCCGACCCCGCGGTGCTGCTGGCCGCCACCAACAGATTGGAGACGACGCCGGCGCGCACCGCGGTCGTCGAGGCCGCGGAGGCCGGGGTGCAAGCGGCCCGCAACGGGGGTTTCGGTCTGGTCATCTGGGTCGACCACACGGGGCTCGCCACGCAGCTTCGGCAGAGCGGGGCGGATGTGGTCGTCGAGAACCTCGCGCAGATCACCGTGCGGCGGGGTGATAAGCGCATTTCGCAGTTGCCGAATGCGCTCGACTCCTACGGTCAGTTGGTCGGAATTGTCGCCGGGCGGCAGCCGTTCGTATGCCTCGACTTCGATGGCACTCTGGCTGAGATCGTGGCGGAACCGGATGCGGCTGAGCTCGTCGAGGGCGCGGCGAAGACTCTCGAGCGACTCGCAGCGTTATGTCCAGTGGCCATTTTGAGTGGCCGCGATCTGGCCGATGTCCGGGAGCGGATGGCGATACCTGGAATCTGGTACTCGGGCAGCCACGGCTTCGAAATCGTCGGACCCGACGGCGCGCACCGTCACAACGACGCAGCCGCCGCTGCGGTTCCGATCCTGGAAAGTGTTGCGGCCGAACTGCGCGAGGATCTCGGAGAAATTCCGGGCGTCAACATCGAACACAAGCGCTACGCCGTCGCGGTCCATTACCGCAACGTCGCCCCCGAACAGGTGGCCGACGTCGTCGCGACAACACGTCGACGCGGTCAGCGTCGTGGACTGCGGGTCACGGGCGGCCGCAAGATCGTCGAACTGCGACCCGATATCGATTGGGACAAAGGCACAGCGCTTGGCTGGCTGCGCGACCAGATCCATCAGACGGGGCGCGTGCTGCCCATCTTCATCGGCGACGATCTCACCGACGAAGACGCCTTCGACGCCCTTCGGTTCAACGGTGTCGGGATCGTGGTGCGTCATGACGAAGACGGCGACCGTGACCGCGCTACGGCCGCCCAGTTCATGCTGAACAGTCCCACCGAGGTCGAGGAGTTTCTGCGCCGCGGCGGCGACTGGCTGGCATATGAGCAGCAGACCTCCGACGAGGCATGGACCCTGACATACGACGGCTATGACCCGCCGAACGAAAAGCTCCGTGAGGCCCTGTGCACGGTCGGGAACGGTTACTTCGCCACGCGCGGCGCCGCACCGGAATCCAAAGCAGGGCAGGTCCATTACCCGGGCACCTATGCCGCGGGCGTGTTCAACCGACTCGACGACGTGATCGCCGGCACCACCACCGCTCATGAAAGTCTGGTGAATCTCCCCAACTGGCTTCCGCTCACCTTCCGCATCGATGGTGGGCCTTGGTTCGACGTCGACGAAGTCGAGTTACTCGACTATCGCCAGGTTCTCGACATTCAGCGCGCCGTCCTGACGCGCGAGCTCCGCTTCCGCGATCACGCCGGCCGTACCACGTCCGTATCCCAGCACCGATTCGTCGCGATGCATCAGGCGCATGTCGCCGCGATGGAAATGACTGTCACCGCCGAGGATTGGAGCGGCACGATCGAGGTGCGATCCACGCTCGACGGCCATGTCGGCAACACCATGGTCGAACGCTACCGAGATCTCGCCAGCACCCACCTCACATCTCCGAAGAAGCATGCACTGACGCCGAATTCGGTGCTGCTCGAGGTGAGTACGACGCAGTCACAGATCCCGGTGGCGCTGGCCGCCCGAACCACCGTGTGGCGGGACGGCCAGCCGGCACCCGCGACGTACCGATTGGTCGATGAGGAATTCGAGATCGGCCACGAGATCTTCGCCGAACTGACGGCGGGTCAGTCGGTTTCGGTCGAGAAGGTCGTCACCTTGGTCACCGGCCGCGACGTCGCGACGTCCGAGCCCGCCGCTTCGGCGGAACGACGACTCGGACGCCAGGAGCGGTTCGCCGAGATCCGCGATGCCCACGCCCTTCGCTGGGCCCACCTCTGGGAGCGCCTGTCGATCCAATTCGAGGACCACGCCGATGAATTGCGCATTCTTCGACTGCACCTACTGCATCTGTTGCAGACGGTCTCCTACAACAGCGAGGACCTCGATGTCGGCGTGCCCGCCCGCGGCCTGCACGGTGAGGCCTATCGCGGACACATCTTCTGGGACGAGCTGTTCATCTTCCCCGTGCTGAATCTGCGGCTGCCGTCGATCACACGGTCGCTGCTTCGCTACCGATATCGGCGATTGGTCGAGGCGCGCCGCGCCGCCAAGCTCGCCGGTTATGACGGTGCCATGTTTCCGTGGCAGTCCGGCAGCGACGGCCGGGAGGAGAGTCCGGTACTGCATCTGAATCCCCGCTCTGGCCGGTGGAATCCAGATCCCAGCCATCGTGCCCACCACATCGGAATCGCGGTCGCCTACAACGTCTGGCAGTATTACCAGGTCACAGGCGATCTGGCTTATCTGATCGACTACGGTGCCGAGATGCTGGCGGAGATCGCGCGATTCTGGGTCAGCAGGTCGACCTACGACGAGGAACGCGACCGCTACAACATCAACGGCGTCATCGGACCCGACGAGTTCCATACCGGTTATCCGGGTAGACCTTTCGAGGGCATCGACAACAACGCGTACACCAATGTCATGGCTGTCTGGGTGATCATGCGGGCGATGGACGCTCTGAAGCTCCTGCCGCTGCCCAGCCGAATCGACTTTCGCGAGCGGCTCAGACTGACCGATGCCGAACTGCAGCGGTGGGATCACGTCAGCCGGCGGATGTTCGTGCCGTTCTGCGATGGACGCATCAGTCAGTTCGAGGGTTACGACGAGCTGGCGGAACTGGATTGGGACGCGTACCGCACCCGGTACGGCAACATCCAACGGTTGGATCGCATACTCGAGGCCGAGGGTGACGACATCAACCGGTATAAGGCGTCCAAGCAAGCTGACGCGCTGATGCTGCTCTACCTACTTTCGTCGGACGAGTTGCGCGAGGTGCTTCATCGGCTCGATTACAGCCTTGCCCCCGAGCAGATCCCGGAGATGGTTGACTACTACCTGGCCCGGACGTCGCACGGGTCGACGCTTTCCGGAGTGGTCCATACCTGGGTGCTCGCCAGGGCCAATCGTGATCGCGCCATGGAGTTCTTCGAGCAGGTGCTGAAGTCCGACGTCGCTGATATCCAGGGTGGTACCACCTCCGAGGGTATTCACCTCGCGGCGATGGCGGGCAGTGTCGACCTCATACAACGATGCTTCACCGGCTTGGAAACCCGCGGCGATCGCATGGTGTTATCGCCCCATTGGCCGGATTCTCTTGGTGCACTGGGATTCCCGGTCCACTATCGCGGGCATCACGTGTACATCCGGGTGAGTGGAAAGGGCGCGGAAGTCAGTGTGGATCCGTGCGATGTCCCACCGGTCGTCATCGAGTGCCGAGGCCGAGTCGAACAGCTCAGGCCTGGATGCACGGTTCGATTTCCCAGTGGATCCTTCGACGCGAGATGA
- a CDS encoding zinc ribbon domain-containing protein, protein MLECPHGHPNPDGWQLCGECGSPIEATPEPSDGVWYRTKWAIAGAIVVVAIVLLSAAITLVVTGDRHAVPSGPESAHQAAVLDWWSGAREPFVDLQRSLTDAQRALTDVDREAMDEACRQMHDSAAVGLRAHLPAPTPELTSELEAATEDAHAASHMCMSVLARSSNSYDGEFPVDVEQAEMHLDAAQELVRQALAGTA, encoded by the coding sequence ATGCTGGAGTGTCCTCACGGTCACCCGAACCCGGATGGGTGGCAGTTGTGCGGCGAATGCGGCAGCCCCATCGAGGCGACGCCGGAACCGTCGGACGGCGTCTGGTACCGGACCAAATGGGCGATCGCCGGGGCGATCGTCGTGGTGGCCATCGTGCTCTTGAGCGCAGCGATCACCCTCGTGGTGACCGGCGATCGGCACGCCGTTCCCTCCGGGCCGGAATCTGCCCACCAGGCAGCGGTTTTGGACTGGTGGTCAGGGGCGCGCGAGCCGTTCGTCGATCTGCAGCGGTCCCTTACCGACGCGCAGCGCGCGCTGACCGACGTCGACCGCGAGGCGATGGATGAGGCGTGTCGGCAGATGCATGACAGTGCAGCGGTCGGCCTTCGGGCGCATCTGCCGGCACCCACCCCCGAACTGACCAGCGAGCTGGAGGCCGCGACCGAGGATGCCCATGCGGCCTCCCATATGTGCATGTCGGTGTTGGCGAGGTCATCGAACAGTTACGACGGCGAGTTCCCCGTCGACGTGGAACAGGCTGAGATGCACCTGGACGCGGCCCAAGAGCTGGTCCGCCAGGCGCTGGCCGGAACCGCCTAG
- the ppsA gene encoding phosphoenolpyruvate synthase, protein MSDRYIRDISTLRIADAEEAGGKGANMGELVAAKLPVPPGFVLLRDCYRDSMAAGGVDDDLAQLHRDALEHVADTVHLPERCEQLQGLVQKAGIADAVRAPLLDAYRKLGPNAVVAVRSSATGEDGADASFAGMNATITNVSGEDALVEAVLRCWMSLFSPRVITYRASRSFTGIPAMAVVVQQMIDSEKAGVAFTADPSNGAQDRVVIEGAFGLGEVVVSGLVEPDTYIVSKESLEILDVRLGHQSFKIVRGPDGNDKRVDLSDGRADARVLDDSELRRIAELAIATERHNGCPQDTEWAISGGQVYLVQARPITTLRHTAPPTSNEHAVLARGLAAAPGVATGKVRVLETPDQGDRLLEGEILVAQMTNPDWLPTIRRSAALVTDTGGMTCHAAIVARELGVPCIVGARTATRDLHDGTTVTVDGAHGRVLAGRVEEETPRARTQTIEGRMPVEIPTEVTGTKVYVNLAMPDTAEAVAAQGPDGVGLLRAELMLTEALQGRHPRDLIARGEEGTLVDGMVASVGRIAAAFGSRPVIYRATDFRSNEFRGLKGGEAYEPVEHNPMIGYRGCYRYIKEPDLFALELQALARVREQSPNVHLMIPFVRTRWELEECLSLVDASPLGRQRGLHRWVMAEVPSVVHWLPEYIGMGVDGVSIGSNDLTQLVLGVDRDSDICAELFDESDPAVLDAIGQIISTARKFGITSSLCGQAPSTKPAFAEHLVRMGITSVSVNPDALVAARRTIAAAERRLLLEAAR, encoded by the coding sequence ATGAGCGACAGATACATCCGCGACATCTCGACGTTGCGCATCGCCGACGCCGAAGAGGCCGGCGGTAAGGGCGCGAATATGGGCGAACTGGTCGCCGCGAAACTGCCCGTCCCACCCGGGTTCGTGCTTCTGCGGGACTGCTACCGCGACTCGATGGCGGCGGGCGGCGTCGATGACGATCTGGCACAGCTGCACCGTGACGCCTTAGAGCACGTCGCCGACACCGTGCACCTGCCGGAACGGTGTGAGCAGTTGCAGGGACTCGTGCAGAAGGCGGGTATCGCGGATGCGGTCCGTGCGCCGCTGCTCGATGCCTATCGAAAGCTCGGGCCGAACGCCGTTGTGGCCGTGCGGTCCTCGGCCACCGGTGAGGACGGTGCCGACGCGTCCTTCGCCGGGATGAACGCCACCATCACCAACGTCAGCGGCGAGGACGCGCTCGTCGAGGCGGTGCTGCGCTGCTGGATGTCGCTGTTCTCGCCGCGGGTGATCACCTATCGCGCCAGCCGGAGCTTCACCGGGATCCCCGCGATGGCGGTCGTGGTCCAGCAGATGATCGACTCCGAGAAGGCCGGCGTGGCGTTCACCGCCGATCCGAGCAACGGCGCCCAGGACCGCGTGGTCATCGAAGGCGCGTTCGGGCTTGGCGAAGTCGTGGTCTCCGGCCTGGTCGAGCCCGATACGTACATCGTGTCCAAGGAGTCCCTCGAGATTCTTGACGTCCGCCTCGGGCATCAGTCGTTCAAGATCGTCCGCGGGCCGGACGGTAACGACAAGCGGGTCGATCTGAGCGACGGACGGGCCGACGCGCGGGTGCTCGACGACTCCGAGCTGCGCCGGATCGCCGAACTCGCCATCGCCACCGAACGACACAACGGGTGCCCACAGGACACCGAATGGGCGATCTCCGGCGGTCAGGTCTACCTGGTGCAGGCCAGGCCGATCACCACGCTGCGTCATACGGCGCCGCCCACGTCGAACGAGCACGCCGTGTTGGCCCGCGGCCTGGCGGCGGCGCCGGGCGTGGCCACGGGGAAGGTACGCGTGCTCGAGACTCCCGACCAGGGCGACCGGTTGCTCGAGGGTGAGATCCTGGTCGCCCAGATGACCAACCCCGACTGGCTGCCGACCATCCGCCGCTCGGCGGCGCTGGTCACCGATACCGGTGGCATGACGTGTCACGCCGCGATCGTCGCGCGCGAGTTGGGCGTGCCGTGCATCGTCGGGGCACGCACCGCGACGCGGGACCTGCACGACGGCACCACCGTGACCGTCGACGGAGCGCACGGGCGGGTGTTGGCCGGGCGCGTCGAGGAGGAGACCCCTCGGGCCCGAACACAGACGATCGAGGGCCGGATGCCGGTCGAGATTCCGACTGAGGTCACCGGCACCAAGGTTTACGTCAACCTGGCGATGCCCGACACCGCCGAAGCCGTTGCCGCACAGGGACCCGACGGCGTCGGACTGCTGCGTGCCGAGTTGATGCTGACCGAGGCACTGCAGGGCCGGCATCCACGCGATCTGATCGCGCGCGGTGAGGAGGGAACTCTGGTCGACGGGATGGTGGCCTCAGTTGGTCGGATCGCTGCCGCGTTCGGCTCGCGGCCGGTCATCTATCGGGCAACTGACTTCCGCAGCAACGAGTTCCGCGGTCTCAAGGGCGGCGAAGCGTACGAGCCTGTCGAGCACAACCCGATGATCGGCTATCGCGGCTGCTACCGCTACATCAAGGAACCCGACCTGTTCGCCCTGGAACTGCAGGCACTTGCGCGCGTGCGCGAGCAGTCGCCGAACGTGCACCTGATGATTCCGTTCGTCCGGACCCGATGGGAACTCGAGGAGTGCCTGTCGCTCGTCGACGCAAGCCCGTTGGGTCGTCAACGCGGGCTCCATCGCTGGGTGATGGCCGAGGTGCCGTCGGTCGTGCACTGGCTGCCCGAGTACATCGGCATGGGGGTCGACGGCGTCTCGATCGGGAGCAACGATCTCACCCAGCTGGTGCTCGGTGTCGACCGTGACTCCGACATCTGCGCTGAGCTGTTCGACGAATCCGATCCGGCAGTGCTCGATGCGATCGGTCAGATCATCAGCACGGCAAGGAAATTCGGAATCACATCCTCGCTGTGCGGGCAGGCGCCGTCGACCAAGCCCGCGTTCGCCGAACACCTCGTCAGGATGGGGATCACGTCGGTCTCGGTGAACCCGGACGCACTGGTGGCCGCGCGACGGACGATCGCCGCGGCTGAGCGACGACTGCTGCTCGAGGCTGCGCGGTAG
- a CDS encoding 1-phosphofructokinase family hexose kinase: protein MDSIVTLTMNPALDITVAAPEVRPTSKIRCSRARYDAGGGGINVAKIAHVLGAPVAAVFPAGGASGDLLTQLIAEAGVPFRRIDIAEPTRESFTIDEEATGLQYRFLLPGPRLTPSEQAECVDQLRRQAMSTQFVVASGSLPPGVPADFYQRIADMCGATGARFVLDTSGAGLQHIKGGVAVLKASARELRECVGRELATESEQLDAAHELIDSGRAEAVVVSLGSEGAVLATATESYRFAAIPMRAVSGVGAGDAMVAGITVGLTRGWPLSTSVRFGIAAGTAMLMTPGTAPCTRADTERLFEIAEEPVELAVVPA from the coding sequence ATGGATTCGATCGTCACCTTGACGATGAACCCGGCGCTCGACATCACCGTCGCCGCGCCGGAGGTGCGGCCCACCAGTAAGATCCGCTGTTCACGTGCCCGCTACGACGCCGGTGGCGGAGGCATCAACGTGGCCAAGATCGCGCACGTCCTCGGAGCGCCGGTCGCGGCGGTTTTCCCTGCCGGAGGTGCCAGTGGTGACCTTCTCACGCAGCTCATCGCCGAGGCGGGTGTGCCCTTTCGGCGCATCGACATCGCCGAGCCGACGCGGGAGAGCTTCACCATCGACGAGGAGGCGACCGGTCTGCAGTACCGGTTCTTGCTTCCTGGCCCGCGACTGACCCCGTCCGAACAGGCCGAGTGCGTCGACCAGCTGCGCCGTCAGGCCATGTCGACGCAGTTCGTGGTGGCCAGCGGCAGCCTGCCGCCGGGTGTGCCCGCGGACTTCTACCAGCGGATCGCGGATATGTGCGGAGCGACCGGGGCCCGATTCGTCCTGGACACCTCGGGGGCCGGTCTCCAACACATCAAGGGTGGCGTCGCTGTGCTCAAGGCAAGTGCGCGCGAACTCCGCGAATGCGTCGGACGTGAGTTGGCGACCGAATCCGAACAGCTGGATGCCGCCCACGAGCTGATCGACTCCGGCCGCGCCGAGGCCGTCGTCGTGTCGTTGGGGTCCGAGGGTGCGGTGCTGGCCACGGCGACCGAAAGCTACCGATTCGCCGCCATCCCGATGCGCGCGGTCAGTGGTGTCGGCGCCGGCGATGCGATGGTCGCCGGCATCACCGTGGGTCTGACGCGCGGATGGCCGCTGAGCACGTCGGTTCGCTTCGGCATCGCCGCGGGAACGGCGATGCTGATGACGCCCGGTACAGCACCGTGTACGCGTGCCGATACCGAGCGGCTTTTCGAGATCGCTGAAGAGCCAGTGGAACTCGCTGTCGTACCTGCATGA
- a CDS encoding universal stress protein: MSASTASSDTKHHGIVVAVDGSPASDIATEWAARDAALRNVPLTVVHVLPTVDTGAWVDIPISADYWTERDRLAEQVVNDAMKVVHEATSGAPGFPTEHLVVPGPVVPTLTDLSKDAEMVVVGCRGLGGVKGLLLGSVSSGLLHNAHCPVAIIHDEEPVTNYAVSAPVVVGIDGSPASERATAIAFDEASRRGVELVAVHTWLNSADFAIDVAPEGVAAQADEELAQRLAGWSERYPDVVVRRVVSHDAPAQRLLDESQQAQLLVVGSHGRGAFAGLLLGSVSSAVAHAARIPVIVARQS, from the coding sequence ATGTCTGCTTCAACCGCGTCTTCGGACACCAAGCACCACGGCATCGTCGTCGCCGTCGACGGTTCGCCCGCATCGGATATCGCGACGGAATGGGCCGCCCGAGACGCGGCACTTCGTAACGTGCCGTTGACGGTCGTTCACGTCTTGCCCACGGTGGACACCGGTGCGTGGGTGGACATTCCGATATCGGCCGACTACTGGACCGAACGGGATCGGCTCGCCGAGCAGGTCGTCAACGACGCCATGAAGGTGGTGCACGAGGCCACCTCCGGCGCACCGGGTTTCCCCACCGAGCATCTGGTGGTCCCCGGACCGGTGGTGCCCACCCTTACTGACCTGTCGAAGGATGCCGAGATGGTCGTGGTCGGGTGCCGCGGTCTCGGCGGTGTGAAGGGGTTGTTGCTTGGGTCGGTCAGCTCGGGGCTGCTTCACAATGCCCATTGCCCGGTAGCAATCATCCACGACGAGGAGCCGGTGACGAACTATGCCGTTAGTGCGCCGGTGGTCGTCGGTATCGACGGCTCGCCGGCATCCGAGCGCGCGACGGCCATCGCCTTCGACGAGGCATCACGGCGCGGCGTCGAGCTGGTCGCCGTCCACACGTGGCTGAACAGCGCCGATTTCGCGATCGACGTGGCTCCTGAGGGTGTGGCGGCGCAGGCCGATGAAGAGCTCGCGCAACGGCTCGCCGGCTGGAGCGAACGCTATCCGGACGTCGTCGTCAGGCGGGTCGTCAGTCACGACGCGCCGGCCCAGCGTCTGCTCGACGAATCGCAGCAGGCACAGCTCCTGGTCGTGGGCAGCCACGGTCGCGGGGCATTCGCGGGCCTGCTCCTGGGTTCGGTGAGCTCGGCCGTCGCACACGCAGCGCGGATTCCGGTCATCGTGGCCCGTCAGTCATAG